A portion of the Fibrobacter sp. UWB4 genome contains these proteins:
- a CDS encoding UvrD-helicase domain-containing protein: MENFSLQKFDPSKSLFIEASAGTGKTYTIQLMVAKLISLGTPLKKILIVTYTEKAAGELKDRIRKKIDEVLVSRKLDKTNETEKELNDATLALFSKAYQDVDNAAIFTIHSFCQKALKEYAYDAGRPFDMSMIDDSEVHDLVEQFIRDKWSDNSDFQFLLKTDSAQSIANKVATSLENIVNVYRGSEGDCEIIPLDKPEQITFGDTALSDDDIRTIAVAKTFDDILNIAIFQDAFSTLEKHPSEKFGKTSKNCISDFLNALKLWEKDKTLFSGVSFKDSDFIRTTWPSDAYEAFLTFKSLKELLPSINSVLLNNFLIPQAATVFDEWQKHKTEKKCQSFNDMILSVHRAALDTSKGDSLLKSRLRAQYTYAIIDEFQDTNQLQWDIFSAIFDKIFVVGDPKQSIYSFQSADVNVYQKAIHEIKNGMSLQTNFRSTTGIINGCNELFKGNFFTPNEGATKLVDFEPSLPPQNEKQIKAPPKINNNEVAPIWISEQDINEVDFARAAVQKIIDWCTFVDGKTVLQVFKKEDCTQYRNVTFKDFAILARSRGEMDAIEDAMRSAGVPFSRYKDSNLFSCRECAEWIAIFKAINAPDFSAWNRRLLSEALITDFFRIVRQDIHYAESKAFDDPNNPVRQKLNAWTELAQKRRYAEMLERIYSDTQVEERLTEISRLQNLARLRQIGNYAIEYLYNHNCSIEDLVRHLEALASYSENADDEDGNLVEKSSDYDAVQVMTIHASKGLEFPVVISVAGFKGKRPATGPFLYHDNDEIRLGFSEHAKTTRELEELEEWKRLFYVDFTRASSILMLPRYEKWKNTKGVKPEYAFLESSINGLIENASDLTTILPKIENWNPQQLSETVKERILKPLNENSEIGKALSADEIRDNIIQQKCAMANLQNKLADASIMQYSYSSLSGKADSPVDADDGNRTNREGEEIATARTSTVQIRDIDTAAVNCTITADASLDYQTHLNESAHKFPRGSHAGNALHRIFECTKFQQFGLENKTLEDALANPQTRNIIEEEFKRESLPIWNHRDAWIDIATRYTWNTLNARLPEIAGNSVQYTEQDSAGNAKQDAPQTFALVDIPLSDHKPEVQFNQNATDEILANSHNENRANSENNASDEKRAESGDILKRFCKGFIDLLFVRTINGQKYYSILDWKSDMLENNNYTPDALKEKVDNDYSIQRVLYSYCLIQWLKQFYGEGTAENLSESEIFEKHFGGIYYAFIRGTEGGTPKGIYAQTWNSFTDLASAYQKVKGLMSKPSIVKEEN, translated from the coding sequence ATGGAAAATTTCAGTCTCCAAAAATTTGATCCTTCCAAAAGCCTTTTCATTGAAGCCTCCGCAGGCACTGGCAAAACGTACACCATCCAGTTGATGGTCGCAAAGCTTATCAGCCTTGGCACACCGCTCAAGAAAATCCTCATCGTCACGTACACCGAGAAGGCGGCCGGCGAGCTCAAAGACCGCATCCGCAAAAAAATTGACGAAGTCCTTGTAAGCCGCAAGCTCGACAAGACAAACGAAACCGAAAAAGAACTCAACGACGCTACGCTTGCGCTGTTTTCCAAGGCTTACCAAGATGTAGACAACGCCGCCATTTTCACAATCCATTCGTTCTGCCAAAAAGCGCTCAAGGAATACGCCTACGATGCAGGCAGACCATTTGACATGTCGATGATTGACGATAGCGAAGTTCACGATCTCGTTGAACAGTTCATTCGCGACAAGTGGAGCGACAATAGCGATTTCCAGTTTTTGCTCAAGACCGATTCTGCGCAGTCCATCGCGAACAAAGTTGCAACTAGCCTCGAAAATATCGTCAACGTCTATCGCGGTAGTGAAGGCGACTGCGAAATCATTCCTCTCGACAAGCCAGAGCAAATCACATTCGGAGATACGGCTTTAAGCGATGACGACATCCGCACCATTGCCGTTGCAAAAACATTTGACGACATTCTCAACATTGCCATTTTCCAAGACGCTTTTTCGACACTCGAAAAGCACCCGTCTGAAAAATTTGGCAAAACATCTAAAAATTGCATCAGCGATTTTTTAAATGCGCTCAAGCTTTGGGAAAAAGACAAGACGCTCTTTTCTGGCGTTTCATTCAAGGATAGCGATTTTATTCGGACAACTTGGCCGTCCGACGCTTACGAAGCTTTTTTGACATTCAAATCGTTAAAAGAATTGCTCCCTTCCATCAATAGCGTTTTGCTGAACAATTTCTTGATTCCGCAAGCAGCCACCGTTTTTGACGAATGGCAAAAGCACAAGACCGAAAAGAAATGCCAGTCGTTCAACGACATGATTCTCTCGGTGCACCGCGCAGCGCTTGACACGAGCAAGGGCGATTCCTTGCTCAAGAGCAGGCTCCGCGCACAATACACATACGCCATCATTGACGAATTTCAGGACACAAACCAATTGCAATGGGATATTTTCAGCGCTATTTTCGACAAGATTTTTGTCGTGGGCGATCCCAAGCAATCTATTTACAGTTTCCAGAGTGCCGACGTGAACGTCTATCAAAAAGCGATTCACGAAATCAAAAACGGCATGTCGCTACAGACAAATTTCAGGTCCACCACGGGAATCATCAACGGTTGTAACGAACTTTTCAAAGGCAATTTTTTCACACCGAACGAAGGGGCGACAAAACTCGTCGATTTTGAGCCATCGCTCCCGCCGCAAAACGAAAAGCAAATCAAGGCTCCGCCTAAGATTAACAACAATGAAGTAGCTCCCATCTGGATTAGCGAACAAGATATCAACGAAGTCGATTTTGCACGCGCCGCCGTTCAAAAAATCATTGACTGGTGCACTTTTGTCGATGGCAAAACCGTATTGCAAGTTTTCAAAAAAGAAGACTGCACACAATACCGAAACGTGACCTTCAAGGACTTTGCCATCCTCGCCCGCAGCCGTGGTGAAATGGACGCCATCGAAGATGCGATGCGTTCTGCTGGCGTTCCGTTCAGCCGTTACAAAGACAGCAATCTTTTCAGTTGCCGTGAATGCGCCGAATGGATCGCCATTTTCAAGGCAATCAACGCACCTGATTTTTCGGCATGGAACAGGCGCCTTTTAAGCGAAGCGCTTATCACGGACTTTTTCAGGATTGTACGCCAGGACATACACTACGCCGAAAGCAAAGCGTTCGACGACCCGAACAATCCCGTGCGACAAAAATTAAACGCATGGACGGAACTGGCACAAAAGCGCCGTTACGCCGAAATGCTCGAACGCATTTACAGCGACACGCAAGTCGAAGAACGCTTGACCGAAATTTCGAGATTGCAAAATTTGGCAAGGCTCCGCCAAATCGGCAATTACGCCATCGAATATCTTTATAATCACAACTGTTCCATCGAAGATCTTGTGCGCCACTTGGAAGCGCTCGCAAGCTACAGCGAAAACGCCGATGATGAAGACGGCAACCTCGTCGAAAAAAGCAGCGATTACGACGCCGTGCAAGTCATGACGATTCACGCCTCGAAAGGCCTTGAATTCCCTGTCGTGATTTCTGTCGCAGGTTTCAAGGGCAAGCGCCCCGCAACAGGACCGTTCCTTTATCATGACAACGATGAAATTCGTCTTGGCTTCAGTGAACACGCTAAGACCACACGCGAACTCGAAGAACTTGAAGAATGGAAGCGACTCTTCTACGTCGATTTCACACGTGCATCTTCGATTCTCATGTTGCCGCGTTACGAGAAATGGAAAAACACCAAAGGAGTCAAGCCGGAATACGCATTCCTTGAAAGTTCCATCAATGGTCTCATCGAAAACGCATCGGATCTGACGACGATTTTACCGAAAATAGAAAACTGGAATCCGCAACAGCTCAGCGAAACCGTCAAGGAGCGCATTTTAAAACCGCTCAATGAAAATTCCGAAATCGGGAAAGCATTAAGCGCTGACGAAATTCGAGACAACATCATCCAACAAAAATGCGCCATGGCAAATTTGCAAAACAAGCTCGCCGACGCAAGCATCATGCAGTATTCTTACAGCTCACTTTCGGGCAAAGCGGATTCGCCTGTAGACGCCGATGATGGCAACCGCACGAATCGCGAGGGCGAAGAAATCGCAACAGCGCGTACGTCAACAGTCCAGATTCGCGACATTGATACCGCAGCTGTCAACTGCACCATCACAGCCGATGCTTCGCTTGATTACCAGACGCATTTGAACGAAAGTGCACACAAGTTCCCGCGCGGTTCACATGCCGGTAACGCGCTCCACCGCATTTTCGAATGCACCAAGTTCCAGCAGTTCGGTCTAGAAAACAAGACGCTCGAAGATGCGCTCGCGAATCCGCAAACGAGAAACATCATCGAAGAAGAATTCAAGCGCGAATCGCTCCCCATCTGGAATCATCGCGACGCCTGGATTGATATCGCCACACGCTACACGTGGAATACGTTGAACGCAAGGCTGCCAGAAATCGCGGGCAATTCCGTGCAATACACAGAGCAAGATTCCGCAGGGAACGCCAAACAAGATGCGCCGCAAACGTTCGCGCTGGTTGACATTCCACTAAGCGACCACAAACCCGAAGTACAGTTCAACCAGAACGCCACTGACGAGATTCTGGCGAACTCCCATAACGAGAATCGCGCAAACTCTGAAAATAACGCAAGCGATGAAAAACGCGCCGAAAGCGGCGACATTCTCAAGCGTTTCTGCAAAGGCTTCATCGACTTGCTTTTCGTCCGCACTATAAACGGTCAAAAGTACTATTCCATTCTCGACTGGAAATCGGACATGCTAGAGAACAACAACTACACGCCCGATGCACTCAAGGAAAAAGTCGATAACGATTACTCCATCCAGCGCGTACTTTACAGCTATTGTCTGATTCAATGGCTTAAGCAGTTCTACGGCGAAGGTACAGCCGAGAACTTGAGCGAATCTGAAATTTTTGAAAAGCACTTTGGCGGTATCTATTACGCGTTTATTCGCGGCACCGAAGGTGGCACACCCAAGGGCATTTACGCACAAACTTGGAACAGTTTTACCGACCTTGCAAGCGCCTATCAAAAAGTGAAAGGTCTCATGAGCAAGCCCTCCATCGTTAAGGAGGAAAACTAA
- a CDS encoding exodeoxyribonuclease V subunit gamma — MLYLKFALNLENLADELIEAVSKAWTNPFEAPAVLFPDPKLEQWFRLKWVQKKKSLVGFNSMMIDRFLMEILIGDDPHKQKLNSDMLRNVILAHLVKETNGTPNYMLMDDEVTRYLVIDGALDETHLFDFASKMASLFLEYETSRPSDFIRGTDGKSAPGILDKWKQGQLDDFFGISNHDIAKREAWQRKLYSAIFHAHEGKPSLLSEVFENEAKRKGIERTEYMTIPYLYIACHDKNGNVQFHTEHTGNTPLFIFGLGGMGQFYRVILQKYAETHDVYAYIQNPCMEFWEDTSTVHRQNATIHRNWISRSGQWSDKNGDIDKVREKMSVGISDAGESNDVDDIPEYTSAEAESENTLLCNWGRSGRDNIKLWCQAANYDFDFSTSGRGDSSANEISDASELPHDTLLHKVQYAIANRINTLPDFTASDCKAKDFSLDVTAAPTKIREIEALHTSICKLMQEGARVSDILVVSPALDDYRTAIKTIFDQTPEKKKYASENDKDGFLHIPFAIVDSPARSSQTENVLDNLFSILEQGTITRPTFFALLRNPVVQQTRHISEDDVNNWESWIEETNVYRDREHKKEDWLGGVRRLLLAKMTKNPVVFSHGDSSETLMPYADMATSDNRSLCKFVECIESLKKWMDFGKAGQVADLDKLSDFISEWITMSGAPDGFASETIIVNNVMQAIEGLRNQMDAGLESISWKVVKQTLLTAAQSSAYSCGTLFVNGVTFMNFIPNRIIPVKHLFFIGGDSMNFPGAKQHNTLDLRKSCRPWPGDDSPIAKRRYAFLCQLMSTSESFHVSYVNQDIRKDAELYPTSVVNDIRKFLVNAINRDQNIAPAEKIGLSEAWPEKKISLDETRDFTELFTQKSLRNKRAFLNMMQDGFAHVNPATGAMQTADENVAVKLPERVPLYMLSDFLKDPFEFRISQMLAASESDDPEKELFEPIHFEPLQKSELLKMMVAAELSHKSEELEKFKKESALKGNMPDGIFGEKLLAEMESQKNLILAKMGENLVSQIKESWSYQAKIQDIQIDRSADSKWTLSGTLDWCNSENLDNISEMITVSSSYSKTTLDKFLSPYVKALAVIAQRAGSIDANAEQTVKISIYNTDSTAEPTTATVSMTPQKATETLQEIYTAAFGNETERPYSKAVPASLLDTPGITNIRAFKDKLLDCWKYFDKKSLFDPITDVGFEANNFTYQWSEAIKKMRSLMQITVTENAKKRKA; from the coding sequence ATGCTTTACCTGAAATTTGCGCTGAACCTAGAAAACCTCGCCGACGAACTGATCGAGGCGGTATCCAAAGCATGGACAAACCCGTTTGAAGCCCCGGCAGTCCTGTTCCCGGACCCGAAACTGGAACAATGGTTCAGGCTAAAATGGGTACAGAAAAAAAAGTCCCTCGTCGGGTTCAATTCGATGATGATTGACCGTTTCCTCATGGAAATTCTCATTGGCGATGACCCGCACAAGCAAAAGCTGAATTCCGATATGCTTCGGAACGTGATTCTCGCGCACCTCGTCAAGGAGACAAACGGTACGCCGAACTACATGCTGATGGACGATGAAGTCACGCGTTACCTGGTGATCGACGGAGCGCTCGACGAGACGCATCTTTTCGATTTTGCAAGCAAGATGGCTTCGCTGTTCTTGGAATACGAGACAAGCAGGCCGAGCGATTTCATTCGCGGCACCGACGGAAAGTCTGCACCGGGCATTCTCGACAAGTGGAAGCAAGGTCAATTGGATGACTTTTTTGGAATATCAAACCACGACATTGCAAAGCGTGAAGCCTGGCAGCGCAAGCTGTACTCCGCCATTTTCCACGCCCACGAAGGGAAGCCTTCGCTGCTTTCCGAAGTCTTCGAGAACGAAGCAAAGCGCAAGGGAATCGAACGCACGGAATACATGACGATCCCGTACCTCTACATTGCATGCCACGACAAAAATGGCAATGTTCAATTCCACACGGAACACACAGGCAACACGCCGCTATTCATTTTTGGCCTCGGAGGCATGGGCCAGTTTTACCGCGTAATTTTGCAGAAGTACGCCGAGACGCACGACGTTTACGCCTACATCCAGAATCCCTGTATGGAATTCTGGGAAGACACTTCAACCGTTCACAGGCAAAACGCAACGATTCACCGAAACTGGATTTCACGCAGTGGACAGTGGAGCGACAAAAATGGGGACATCGACAAGGTCCGCGAAAAAATGTCCGTTGGGATTTCGGATGCGGGCGAAAGCAACGATGTCGATGACATCCCCGAATACACAAGCGCAGAAGCAGAATCCGAAAACACGCTGCTCTGCAACTGGGGACGTTCCGGACGCGACAACATCAAGCTCTGGTGCCAAGCCGCCAATTACGATTTCGACTTCAGCACGAGCGGTCGCGGAGACTCATCCGCCAACGAGATTAGCGATGCAAGCGAACTCCCGCACGATACGCTTTTGCACAAGGTGCAGTACGCGATTGCAAACCGCATCAACACATTGCCAGACTTTACCGCAAGCGATTGCAAGGCGAAAGACTTTAGCCTAGATGTGACCGCAGCGCCGACCAAGATTCGCGAAATCGAAGCGCTCCACACGAGCATCTGCAAGCTCATGCAAGAAGGCGCTCGCGTGAGCGACATTCTCGTCGTATCGCCCGCACTGGACGATTACCGCACGGCCATCAAGACGATTTTTGACCAGACTCCCGAAAAGAAAAAGTACGCCAGCGAAAACGACAAGGATGGATTTTTGCACATTCCGTTTGCCATTGTCGATTCACCCGCCAGAAGTTCACAGACCGAAAACGTACTGGACAACTTGTTCTCGATTTTGGAACAGGGCACCATTACACGCCCGACATTCTTTGCTCTTTTGCGCAATCCGGTCGTACAGCAGACGCGCCACATCAGCGAAGACGATGTAAACAATTGGGAAAGCTGGATTGAAGAGACGAACGTCTATCGCGACCGCGAGCACAAAAAAGAGGACTGGCTCGGCGGCGTTCGCCGTTTGCTCCTTGCAAAAATGACGAAGAATCCCGTTGTATTTTCACACGGAGATTCTAGCGAAACGCTCATGCCGTATGCCGACATGGCGACAAGCGACAACCGCTCACTTTGCAAGTTCGTAGAATGCATCGAATCGCTCAAGAAGTGGATGGATTTCGGAAAGGCCGGGCAAGTCGCGGACCTCGACAAGCTCAGTGACTTCATCAGCGAATGGATCACGATGTCCGGCGCGCCCGATGGCTTCGCCAGCGAAACGATTATCGTCAACAACGTGATGCAGGCCATCGAAGGTCTCCGCAACCAGATGGACGCGGGACTTGAAAGCATCTCGTGGAAAGTCGTCAAGCAGACGCTTCTCACCGCCGCACAGTCATCTGCTTACAGTTGCGGAACGCTTTTCGTCAACGGCGTCACGTTCATGAACTTCATCCCGAACCGCATTATCCCTGTAAAGCACTTGTTCTTTATCGGTGGCGATTCCATGAACTTCCCAGGCGCAAAACAGCACAACACACTAGACCTCCGCAAGTCTTGCCGCCCGTGGCCGGGCGACGATTCGCCTATCGCCAAGCGCCGTTACGCGTTCCTCTGCCAGCTCATGAGCACAAGCGAAAGTTTCCACGTGAGCTACGTAAATCAGGACATCCGCAAGGACGCTGAACTTTACCCGACCTCCGTCGTGAATGACATCCGCAAGTTTTTGGTCAATGCCATTAATCGCGATCAGAACATCGCGCCCGCCGAAAAAATCGGACTTTCCGAAGCGTGGCCCGAAAAAAAGATTTCGCTCGACGAGACTCGAGACTTTACGGAACTTTTCACGCAAAAGAGCCTCCGCAACAAGCGCGCATTTTTGAACATGATGCAAGACGGATTTGCACACGTGAACCCTGCAACTGGCGCGATGCAAACCGCCGACGAAAACGTCGCTGTCAAATTGCCCGAACGCGTCCCGCTTTACATGCTCAGCGATTTCTTGAAAGACCCGTTCGAATTCCGCATCAGCCAGATGCTCGCCGCCTCCGAATCTGACGATCCGGAAAAGGAACTGTTCGAGCCGATTCATTTCGAGCCTCTGCAAAAGAGCGAACTTCTCAAGATGATGGTTGCCGCAGAACTTTCGCACAAGTCCGAAGAGCTTGAAAAATTCAAGAAGGAATCCGCGCTCAAGGGCAACATGCCCGACGGCATCTTCGGTGAAAAGCTTCTCGCCGAAATGGAATCGCAAAAGAACTTGATCCTTGCAAAAATGGGCGAAAATCTCGTTTCGCAAATCAAGGAATCCTGGAGCTATCAAGCAAAAATCCAGGACATTCAAATCGACCGCAGCGCCGATAGCAAGTGGACTCTTTCGGGAACGCTCGACTGGTGCAATAGCGAAAATCTCGACAACATTTCCGAGATGATTACCGTTTCTTCGTCTTACAGCAAGACGACTTTGGACAAGTTCTTATCGCCTTACGTCAAGGCGCTAGCCGTCATTGCACAAAGAGCAGGCTCTATTGATGCCAATGCAGAACAAACTGTAAAAATTTCCATTTACAACACCGACTCTACCGCAGAACCGACAACAGCGACAGTCTCCATGACACCGCAAAAGGCAACAGAGACTTTGCAAGAAATCTATACCGCAGCATTCGGTAACGAAACAGAGCGTCCCTATTCCAAGGCCGTTCCCGCCAGTTTACTCGACACGCCAGGCATTACAAATATCCGCGCATTCAAGGACAAGCTTTTAGACTGCTGGAAATATTTCGACAAAAAGTCCCTATTCGATCCCATCACCGATGTCGGTTTTGAAGCCAACAACTTTACATACCAGTGGAGTGAGGCGATAAAGAAAATGCGCAGCCTCATGCAAATTACAGTCACCGAAAACGCAAAGAAAAGGAAGGCATAA